A DNA window from Fibrobacter sp. UWR3 contains the following coding sequences:
- a CDS encoding GIY-YIG nuclease family protein, whose amino-acid sequence MDRNDVTPFATYILSNHKKTVLYIGVTNDLNRRILEHKSKIDPNSFTAKYNVDRLVYFEKFQSVNDAIAREKQLKHWNREWKERLINEKNPEWKDLFDYA is encoded by the coding sequence ATGGACCGCAACGATGTCACGCCGTTTGCAACATATATTTTGAGCAACCATAAGAAAACGGTTCTCTATATTGGAGTGACTAATGACTTGAATAGGAGAATCCTTGAGCATAAGTCAAAAATTGATCCCAATTCGTTTACTGCAAAATATAATGTAGACAGGCTTGTTTATTTTGAAAAGTTTCAATCTGTGAATGATGCTATTGCTAGAGAGAAACAGTTGAAACACTGGAATCGTGAGTGGAAGGAACGGCTTATAAACGAAAAGAATCCTGAATGGAAGGATTTGTTTGACTATGCGTGA
- a CDS encoding radical SAM protein: MALGRINKFETFGSVDGPGIRFVVFTQGCPMRCKFCHNPETWSFGNAAGSLGISGNGSAGSNCAGSGIAGNNCAGNGSAGNGSAGYEISAGDLLAKALRYKTYWGKDGGITVSGGEPLAQLDFMLEFFTLAKAAGVHTCIDTSGVTFRRSGEAFAKIERLMQVTDLLLVDIKHIDNVVHKELTGHGNENIIDFFRYLDEIHKPIWIRHVLVPGISDDDAALVRTRDFIRTLGNVERVEVLPYHAFALGKYAELGIEYALKDTQSPTAERVANANEILETAKYTGWKK, from the coding sequence ATGGCACTCGGCAGGATCAACAAGTTCGAAACCTTCGGGTCGGTCGACGGACCGGGAATCCGGTTCGTCGTCTTTACGCAGGGGTGCCCCATGCGCTGCAAGTTCTGCCACAATCCCGAGACGTGGAGTTTCGGGAATGCAGCCGGCTCGCTTGGGATTTCGGGCAATGGAAGCGCGGGCAGTAATTGCGCGGGCAGTGGAATTGCAGGTAATAACTGCGCGGGCAATGGAAGCGCGGGCAATGGAAGCGCGGGCTACGAGATTTCGGCCGGCGACCTGCTTGCAAAGGCCCTGCGGTACAAGACGTACTGGGGCAAAGACGGCGGGATTACCGTCAGCGGGGGCGAACCGCTTGCACAACTCGATTTTATGCTGGAATTCTTCACGCTCGCGAAAGCGGCAGGAGTCCACACGTGTATCGACACGAGCGGGGTCACGTTCAGGCGTTCCGGCGAAGCGTTCGCAAAAATCGAGCGCCTGATGCAGGTGACCGACCTGCTTCTCGTGGACATCAAGCACATAGACAACGTTGTCCACAAGGAACTTACCGGACACGGGAACGAGAACATCATCGACTTCTTCCGCTACCTGGACGAAATCCACAAGCCTATCTGGATAAGGCACGTGCTCGTGCCCGGGATAAGCGACGACGACGCGGCGCTCGTAAGGACCCGCGACTTCATCCGCACGCTGGGCAACGTAGAGCGCGTGGAGGTACTCCCCTATCACGCGTTTGCCCTCGGCAAGTATGCCGAGCTCGGTATCGAGTACGCGCTCAAGGACACGCAATCCCCCACCGCAGAGCGCGTCGCAAACGCCAACGAGATTCTCGAAACCGCGAAGTACACGGGCTGGAAGAAATAA
- a CDS encoding menaquinone biosynthetic enzyme MqnA/MqnD family protein, whose product MALRVGRIPFLVCAPFFHAFLGRESELCDVEFVDSPPSVQSAGLMDGSIHLSPASSITFALKPGAFVLSPVFCTSCSFEVRSVKLFSRYPIESLAGRRVRVTSQSRTSVALLRILFEMRYGIRPEYVGGLAAEESDDACLLIGDLALEENERGRFAYSYDLGALWQEWQGLPFVFGAWIISKNALQAPLRPVLDSYLQQTEQSILAFRADVKGSLDRWLSRYPVDLPRDVLEDYYRVLDYRFTDERKRSLSLFLELSCRIGLVESAPALEFL is encoded by the coding sequence ATGGCATTACGTGTAGGGAGAATTCCTTTTTTGGTGTGTGCGCCGTTTTTTCATGCCTTCCTGGGGCGTGAAAGCGAATTGTGCGATGTGGAGTTTGTCGATAGCCCGCCGAGCGTGCAGAGTGCGGGCCTCATGGACGGTTCCATCCACCTTTCTCCCGCATCCTCGATTACGTTTGCGCTCAAGCCCGGCGCGTTCGTGCTCTCGCCCGTGTTCTGCACGTCGTGCTCGTTCGAGGTGCGCTCGGTCAAGCTGTTTTCCCGCTACCCGATAGAGTCGCTTGCGGGCCGTCGCGTGCGCGTTACCTCGCAGAGCCGTACCTCGGTGGCGCTCCTCCGGATTCTGTTCGAGATGCGCTACGGGATTAGGCCCGAATACGTGGGAGGCCTTGCCGCCGAAGAGAGTGACGACGCCTGCCTGCTCATCGGTGACCTCGCCCTCGAGGAGAACGAGCGCGGGCGTTTCGCATACAGTTACGACCTGGGCGCGCTCTGGCAGGAATGGCAGGGGCTCCCGTTCGTGTTCGGGGCCTGGATCATTTCGAAAAACGCCCTGCAGGCCCCGCTCCGCCCCGTGCTCGACAGTTACCTGCAGCAGACGGAACAGAGCATTCTCGCTTTCCGTGCCGACGTGAAGGGCTCGCTCGACCGCTGGCTTTCTCGCTATCCGGTGGATTTGCCTCGGGACGTTCTCGAGGATTACTACCGCGTGCTCGACTACCGCTTTACCGATGAACGCAAGCGGTCGCTGTCGCTTTTTCTGGAACTTTCCTGCCGCATAGGCCTCGTGGAAAGCGCCCCCGCTCTAGAATTCCTGTAA
- a CDS encoding type II secretion system F family protein: MAEFLYKAQNAQGNNFEGTLEAKDKAEAEALLMRRRLAIVSLKKKPKEIRINIGNGIKHEDLTRFTRMFSSMCSAGLPMLQCLTILEEQCENPALKDVIHKVTQSINGGSSLADALAQHPKVFDSLYCNMVAAGEAGGILEGILQRLAETMENSMRLKRKVKKALTYPVMVIIVGIVVVIALMTFVVPTFAEQFAALDAELPAPTQVVMNISDFLLNNGGFLFLALIALIIAWKVVMKIPQAQFAFDKFLLKVPKIGDLQIKSSTASFSRTLGTLLNAGVSVMDALKVVASTAGNKVVEKAIGRISIGIAGGKSIADPMTEVGIFPPMVIQMTGVGEKTGNLGGMLLKLADFYDEEVDAAVDAVVSMIEPLIIVFLGGAVGGLLIAMYMPMFSMGDAIKG; this comes from the coding sequence ATGGCAGAGTTTTTGTACAAGGCGCAGAACGCGCAGGGTAACAACTTCGAAGGTACTCTCGAGGCGAAGGACAAGGCCGAGGCCGAAGCGCTCCTCATGCGCCGCAGGCTTGCGATTGTGAGCCTGAAGAAAAAGCCGAAAGAAATCAGGATTAACATCGGCAACGGCATCAAGCACGAGGACCTGACCCGCTTTACGCGTATGTTCTCCTCGATGTGTTCTGCCGGTCTTCCGATGCTGCAGTGCTTGACCATCCTGGAAGAGCAGTGCGAAAACCCCGCATTGAAGGATGTTATTCACAAGGTGACCCAGTCCATCAACGGCGGTTCGTCTCTGGCGGATGCACTGGCGCAGCACCCGAAGGTGTTCGATTCCCTTTACTGCAACATGGTGGCGGCCGGCGAAGCGGGCGGTATCTTGGAAGGAATCCTGCAGCGCCTTGCCGAGACGATGGAAAACAGTATGCGCCTCAAGCGCAAGGTGAAGAAGGCGCTTACCTACCCGGTGATGGTTATCATTGTGGGTATCGTGGTGGTGATTGCACTTATGACGTTCGTGGTGCCGACATTCGCCGAGCAGTTCGCGGCGCTGGATGCGGAACTCCCTGCCCCGACGCAGGTGGTGATGAACATCTCCGACTTCCTGTTGAATAACGGCGGCTTTTTGTTCCTTGCCTTGATTGCGTTGATTATCGCCTGGAAGGTCGTGATGAAGATTCCGCAGGCGCAGTTCGCGTTCGACAAGTTCCTGCTGAAGGTCCCGAAAATCGGTGACTTGCAGATAAAGTCATCTACGGCAAGTTTTTCGCGTACTCTTGGAACTCTCTTGAACGCCGGTGTGAGCGTGATGGATGCCTTGAAGGTCGTGGCCTCGACTGCAGGTAACAAGGTCGTGGAAAAGGCAATCGGCAGGATATCTATCGGTATTGCCGGTGGTAAGAGTATTGCGGACCCCATGACCGAAGTAGGGATTTTCCCGCCCATGGTTATCCAGATGACCGGCGTGGGCGAAAAGACCGGTAACTTGGGCGGCATGCTCCTGAAGCTCGCAGACTTCTATGACGAAGAAGTGGATGCCGCAGTGGATGCCGTCGTGAGCATGATTGAACCGCTCATTATCGTGTTCCTCGGTGGCGCGGTCGGCGGCCTCCTCATTGCTATGTATATGCCGATGTTCAGCATGGGCGACGCTATCAAGGGCTAA
- a CDS encoding diguanylate cyclase domain-containing protein — MVEEKILVVDDSAEVQQQVNEMLSQVGYSVVTCSSGKEALDFLDTERVDLVLLDINMPDLNGYEVCLRIRQKFALDDLPVVFLTNREDYDSITKGFHAGASDFVSKTAVPDILLARVNVHIRLARTLRYLRDISLTDDLTGAYNRRHAMYSLREWFARSARYGTQFALIYFDLNGLKQINDSYGHQAGDLLLRAVVSAVKKLLRESDLLFRMGGDEFMVICPDTDKRGAFICAERMLEAVKAVTIIERTVSFAYGIAHSSEGYKDTDEMLHSADATMYMNKQKMRDARR; from the coding sequence ATGGTCGAAGAAAAGATTCTCGTGGTCGATGACAGCGCCGAGGTGCAGCAGCAGGTGAACGAGATGCTGTCGCAGGTGGGTTACAGCGTCGTGACGTGCAGTTCGGGCAAGGAGGCGCTGGATTTCCTCGATACGGAACGCGTCGACCTGGTTCTCTTGGACATAAACATGCCGGACCTGAACGGTTACGAGGTATGCCTGCGCATACGCCAGAAGTTCGCGCTCGACGACCTCCCGGTAGTGTTCCTCACGAACAGGGAAGATTACGACAGCATCACGAAGGGGTTCCATGCCGGAGCGTCCGATTTCGTGAGCAAGACGGCGGTACCCGATATTCTTTTGGCCCGCGTGAACGTGCATATACGGCTGGCCCGCACGCTCCGGTACCTGAGGGACATTTCCCTGACCGACGACCTGACCGGCGCGTACAACCGCCGCCATGCCATGTATTCCCTGCGCGAGTGGTTTGCCCGCAGTGCGCGGTACGGCACGCAGTTTGCCCTGATTTACTTTGACCTGAACGGCTTGAAACAAATTAACGACAGTTACGGCCACCAGGCGGGCGACCTGCTGCTGCGTGCGGTAGTGAGCGCGGTGAAGAAGCTGTTGCGTGAATCCGACCTGCTGTTCCGCATGGGCGGTGACGAGTTCATGGTGATTTGCCCCGACACCGACAAGCGCGGCGCGTTCATCTGTGCCGAGCGCATGCTTGAGGCGGTGAAGGCGGTGACTATCATCGAGCGGACGGTTTCGTTCGCCTACGGTATCGCGCATTCGAGCGAGGGCTACAAGGACACGGACGAAATGCTCCACAGCGCCGACGCCACGATGTACATGAACAAGCAGAAAATGCGCGACGCCCGCAGGTAG
- a CDS encoding bifunctional 4-hydroxy-2-oxoglutarate aldolase/2-dehydro-3-deoxy-phosphogluconate aldolase, protein MNLIEFLKDMPVIGILRDIPRGEEEACVKTAASCGLKAIEVTMNTDGAEGIIKDLKAAARPYGISVGAGTVRTGGDLERALNTGAEFIVTPNTRNDIIRLSCTAGVPIIPGALTPTEVQKAHDLGATAVKVFPVNCVGGPEYIKALRGPFRDIKLMACGGVNAENVGDYFRAGSNIVSFGGSIFNAGLMREKKWDEIGKKLTVLLDAVKAVI, encoded by the coding sequence ATGAATCTTATCGAATTCCTGAAAGACATGCCCGTTATAGGCATACTGCGCGACATTCCCCGCGGCGAAGAAGAAGCCTGCGTCAAGACGGCGGCAAGCTGCGGGCTCAAGGCCATCGAAGTCACCATGAACACGGATGGCGCCGAAGGCATCATCAAGGATCTGAAGGCAGCCGCCCGCCCGTACGGCATTTCCGTGGGCGCGGGTACGGTCCGTACCGGAGGCGACCTCGAACGGGCACTCAATACCGGGGCGGAATTCATAGTCACGCCGAATACGAGAAACGACATCATCCGGCTTTCGTGCACGGCCGGGGTCCCGATTATCCCGGGGGCACTCACCCCGACCGAAGTCCAGAAGGCGCACGACCTGGGCGCAACCGCCGTGAAGGTATTCCCCGTCAACTGCGTGGGAGGCCCCGAATACATCAAGGCACTGCGCGGGCCCTTCCGCGACATAAAGCTCATGGCATGCGGCGGCGTGAACGCAGAGAACGTTGGCGACTACTTCCGCGCAGGGAGCAACATCGTCTCGTTCGGCGGGAGCATCTTCAACGCAGGCCTCATGCGCGAAAAGAAATGGGACGAAATCGGGAAGAAACTCACCGTACTTCTCGATGCCGTCAAGGCCGTAATTTAA
- a CDS encoding DUF58 domain-containing protein, giving the protein MLDKEVLKTVSRIELSVRGTLDTVMTGAYHSSFKGNGMEFSEVREYMPGDDVRTIDWNVTARTGTPYVKKFIEEREMTMLLMVDASSSSEFGSGKQMKGEVMATLTALLAFAAIKNNDKVGLLIYTDQVELFIPPEKGRKHVLRLIREILYFKPQHHGTNTQVALEYAGKILNRRAVVVVMSDFLDEGFENAFKILRKRHDVLAVSVVDPREMELPPAGLVELEDPETGETLLIDTGDAAFREAFAREAKRQGKATKELFQRMSIDFVRIETHDDFKETVAPLIEHFRRRAKAARV; this is encoded by the coding sequence ATGCTTGATAAAGAAGTTCTAAAGACCGTCAGCCGCATTGAACTCAGCGTTCGCGGCACGCTCGACACCGTGATGACCGGCGCCTACCATAGTTCCTTCAAGGGAAACGGCATGGAATTCAGCGAGGTCCGCGAGTACATGCCGGGCGACGATGTGCGTACCATTGACTGGAACGTGACGGCGCGTACCGGCACGCCGTACGTGAAGAAGTTTATCGAAGAGCGCGAGATGACCATGCTCCTGATGGTCGACGCGTCCAGCAGTTCGGAGTTCGGTTCCGGCAAGCAGATGAAGGGAGAGGTCATGGCGACCCTCACGGCGCTCCTTGCCTTTGCCGCCATCAAGAACAACGACAAGGTGGGACTTTTAATTTATACGGACCAGGTCGAACTGTTCATACCGCCGGAAAAAGGCCGTAAGCACGTGCTGCGGCTCATCCGCGAAATCCTCTACTTCAAGCCGCAGCACCACGGCACGAACACGCAGGTGGCGCTGGAGTATGCCGGCAAGATTCTGAACCGCCGTGCCGTCGTCGTGGTGATGAGCGACTTCCTGGACGAAGGTTTCGAGAACGCGTTTAAGATTTTGCGCAAGCGCCACGACGTGCTTGCGGTATCGGTGGTGGACCCGCGCGAAATGGAACTGCCTCCCGCGGGACTCGTGGAACTCGAGGACCCCGAAACCGGCGAAACGCTCCTTATCGATACCGGAGATGCGGCATTTCGCGAGGCGTTCGCCCGCGAGGCAAAGCGCCAGGGCAAGGCGACCAAGGAACTGTTCCAGCGCATGTCGATTGACTTCGTGCGCATCGAGACGCACGACGACTTCAAGGAAACCGTTGCCCCGCTCATCGAGCACTTCAGGCGCAGGGCAAAGGCTGCAAGGGTATAA
- a CDS encoding glycoside hydrolase family 5 protein: MKKERLRGVNLGGWFSQVDCIQEKDPVGFPGVIQHIRTFLGASDFKRIREAGFNHVRLPVDYFNLFETDDASKPKAEEFSLLDKALREIQAADLDVILDLHKCPGHDFHLGCSTEQAFFADPAARKKTCDIWAYMAERYSNESRVMMELLNEPAGSDSRVWDKVKDEIFWAIRKHAPKNTIVVGSNKWNSAKEFEFLTPMDDDNAIYSFHTYTPVTFTHQGAAWIQDPFFHMERPWPGDYAAPTGDAETRLNVEFGKWDKARLQASIQNALDFRAKYDLPVSCNEFGVYVQVPRQYQIAWMRDFLDILREADVGFSYWNYKNLDFGLVSKGESLHESLPQYNNPERLDRELMDMLAKG, translated from the coding sequence ATGAAAAAGGAAAGACTGCGCGGAGTGAATTTGGGCGGCTGGTTCAGTCAGGTGGACTGCATCCAGGAAAAAGATCCCGTGGGTTTCCCTGGGGTCATTCAACACATCAGGACCTTCCTCGGCGCGAGCGACTTCAAGCGCATCCGCGAGGCGGGGTTCAACCACGTGCGCCTGCCCGTGGATTACTTTAACTTGTTCGAAACCGACGACGCGAGCAAGCCGAAGGCAGAGGAATTCTCGCTCCTGGACAAGGCCCTCAGGGAAATCCAGGCGGCAGACCTCGACGTGATTCTGGACCTGCACAAGTGCCCGGGTCACGATTTTCACCTGGGCTGCTCTACGGAACAGGCGTTCTTTGCAGACCCGGCCGCCCGCAAGAAAACTTGCGACATCTGGGCATACATGGCCGAGCGCTACAGCAACGAGTCCCGCGTGATGATGGAGCTCCTGAACGAGCCCGCCGGTAGCGATTCCCGCGTTTGGGATAAAGTAAAGGACGAAATTTTCTGGGCTATCCGCAAGCACGCCCCCAAGAACACGATTGTGGTGGGCAGCAACAAGTGGAACAGCGCGAAGGAATTCGAGTTCCTCACCCCGATGGACGACGACAACGCCATCTACAGTTTCCACACCTACACACCGGTGACGTTCACGCACCAGGGCGCCGCATGGATTCAGGACCCGTTCTTCCACATGGAACGCCCGTGGCCCGGCGACTACGCCGCCCCGACAGGCGATGCGGAAACGCGCCTGAACGTGGAATTCGGCAAGTGGGACAAGGCACGCCTGCAGGCGAGCATCCAGAATGCGCTCGACTTCCGCGCGAAATATGACCTGCCGGTAAGCTGCAACGAGTTCGGCGTGTACGTGCAGGTTCCGCGCCAGTACCAGATTGCATGGATGCGCGACTTCCTCGACATCTTGCGCGAGGCCGACGTGGGATTCAGCTACTGGAACTACAAGAACCTCGACTTCGGGCTTGTATCGAAGGGCGAATCGCTGCACGAGAGCCTCCCGCAGTACAACAACCCCGAAAGGCTCGACCGCGAACTGATGGACATGCTCGCGAAGGGCTAG
- a CDS encoding TlpA disulfide reductase family protein: protein MRNKSFKIAGFIVLAALLLVAYRAITANVEPFREIPSRIANFSAIEIDGGRTTFDEHKGKATLVVLSASWCPACIAELNTLKNLHKEFSAKGLSILMVSEDDNVKIASRFKKKYAMPWTMVHWNYDLMNALGNPRVIPVSYLVDSDGKFDYIEAGIIDENRMRRAIKALVE, encoded by the coding sequence ATGCGGAATAAGTCCTTTAAAATCGCTGGTTTTATCGTTTTGGCGGCACTTTTGCTGGTCGCCTACAGGGCCATTACCGCAAACGTGGAACCGTTCCGCGAAATCCCGAGCCGCATCGCGAACTTCAGCGCCATCGAGATAGACGGCGGCAGGACGACCTTCGACGAACACAAGGGCAAGGCAACGCTCGTGGTGCTTAGCGCCAGCTGGTGCCCCGCATGCATCGCGGAACTCAACACGCTCAAGAACCTGCACAAGGAATTTTCCGCGAAAGGGCTAAGCATCCTGATGGTGAGCGAAGACGACAACGTGAAAATCGCATCCCGGTTCAAGAAAAAATACGCGATGCCCTGGACCATGGTCCACTGGAACTACGACCTCATGAACGCTCTCGGAAACCCGCGGGTGATTCCCGTGAGTTACCTTGTAGATAGCGACGGCAAGTTCGACTACATCGAAGCGGGCATCATCGACGAGAACCGCATGAGGCGAGCGATCAAAGCGCTAGTAGAGTAA
- a CDS encoding type IV pilus twitching motility protein PilT, which produces MAYNIQDLLSEMVKRGASDLHITAGSPPLVRLSGKLTPLGDDKLKPDETMRMTYSLMNELQKKSFEQNKECDFSFGIANLARFRANAYLQRGCVALALRIIPLEIKTFKELGLPKILAEFTTRPSGLVLVTGATGSGKSTTLAAMIDKINKERHDHILTVEDPIEFLHKHQGCMINQREVGSDTNSFAIALKMALRQDPDVVLIGEMRDNETMRCALTIAETGHLAFATLHTNSCVQTINRIIDAFPKGEQQTVRTQLSFVLQGVICQTLVPKIGGGRVMAYEIMNVTPGIRALIRDDKVHQIESMIEIGQKFGMNTMNMCLCELVKNRKVDRFEALARSPSPDQLEQLFVKEGV; this is translated from the coding sequence ATGGCATACAATATTCAAGATCTTCTCTCTGAAATGGTTAAGCGTGGCGCGTCTGACTTGCATATTACCGCAGGTTCGCCCCCGCTGGTGCGCTTGTCCGGTAAGCTTACCCCCCTCGGCGACGACAAGCTCAAGCCCGATGAAACCATGCGCATGACGTACAGTTTGATGAACGAACTGCAGAAGAAGTCGTTCGAACAGAATAAGGAATGCGACTTTTCTTTCGGTATCGCGAACCTCGCGCGTTTCCGTGCGAACGCCTACCTGCAGCGTGGCTGCGTGGCGCTTGCGCTCCGTATTATTCCGCTTGAAATCAAGACCTTCAAGGAACTCGGGCTTCCCAAGATTCTGGCCGAGTTCACGACCCGCCCCTCCGGCCTCGTGCTGGTGACGGGTGCTACGGGTTCGGGTAAGTCTACGACCCTGGCCGCCATGATCGACAAGATCAACAAGGAACGTCACGACCATATCTTGACCGTGGAAGACCCGATTGAATTCCTGCACAAGCACCAGGGATGCATGATTAACCAGCGTGAAGTCGGTAGCGATACGAACAGCTTTGCGATTGCCCTGAAGATGGCCTTGCGCCAGGACCCGGACGTGGTGCTCATCGGCGAAATGCGTGACAACGAGACTATGCGTTGCGCCCTGACGATTGCCGAAACCGGTCACTTGGCTTTTGCGACCCTGCATACCAACTCCTGCGTGCAGACTATCAACCGTATTATCGACGCGTTCCCGAAGGGCGAACAGCAGACGGTGCGAACCCAGCTTTCGTTCGTGCTTCAGGGCGTCATATGCCAGACGCTTGTCCCCAAAATTGGCGGTGGCCGCGTGATGGCCTACGAAATCATGAACGTGACTCCCGGTATTCGTGCGCTTATCCGCGACGACAAGGTTCACCAGATTGAATCCATGATTGAAATCGGCCAGAAGTTCGGCATGAACACGATGAACATGTGCCTCTGCGAACTGGTGAAGAACCGCAAGGTGGACCGCTTCGAGGCGCTCGCTCGTTCCCCGAGCCCGGACCAGCTGGAACAGTTGTTCGTGAAGGAAGGAGTTTAA
- a CDS encoding Hsp20/alpha crystallin family protein: MINAQILPTAFYGIQNFLDNLNAEAAKGECTYTPKADYYETENGFALEVELPGVKKEDMNIQVEKNIITVKATRVRSKDEKFTFERSFRLADDIDTENIKVSLENGILKFDLSKKAQAAARKLTIG, from the coding sequence ATGATCAACGCACAGATTCTCCCGACCGCATTCTATGGCATCCAGAACTTCCTTGACAACCTCAACGCTGAAGCCGCCAAGGGCGAATGCACCTACACGCCGAAGGCCGACTACTACGAGACCGAAAACGGCTTCGCACTTGAAGTCGAGCTCCCGGGCGTCAAGAAGGAAGACATGAACATCCAGGTCGAAAAGAACATCATCACCGTCAAGGCGACGCGTGTCCGCAGCAAGGACGAGAAGTTCACCTTCGAACGCAGCTTCCGCTTGGCCGACGACATCGACACCGAGAACATCAAGGTATCGCTCGAAAACGGCATCTTGAAATTCGACTTGTCAAAGAAGGCACAGGCCGCAGCCCGCAAGCTGACCATCGGCTAA